One window of the Mycobacterium xenopi genome contains the following:
- a CDS encoding penicillin-binding transpeptidase domain-containing protein produces the protein MATKTSFVSAPACLVLAAVLAAAGCTPRPDGPGPAAERFFAALATGDTATAAQLTDDPSDARAALNAAWAGLQASHLDARVLGAKYTEDTGTVAYRYTWHLPKNRTWTYDGQLKMARDEGRWQVRWTATGLHPKLGDHQTFALRADPPRRASVNEAGGTDVLVPGYLYHYTLDASRAGAQLIGTARAVADALRPFDDTLDPQQLAEQASSSRKPLDLITLRVDDNNRVAPAIGNLPGVVITPQAELLPTDDRFAPAVISEVKKAVVDQLDGQAGWRVVSVNQNGVDVAVLHEVEPSPAPSITISLDRAVQDAAQHAVDNQARKAMIVVIKPSTGEILAVAQNAAADADGPVATTGLYPPGSTFKMVTAGAALERDMATPNTLLGCPGEIDIGHRTIPNYGGFDLGVVPMSRAFASSCNTTFAELASRMPPRGLSQTAAQYGLGLDYQVDGIPTVTGSVPPTVDLAERTEDGFGQGKVLASPFGMALAAATVAAGKTPLPQLIEGRPTKVAGDSTAITPKMLDGLRPMMRLVVTNGTASDISDCGAVFGKTGEAEFPGGSHSWFAGYRGDMAFASLIVGGGSSEYAVRMTKFMFDQLPADYLT, from the coding sequence CCGACGGCCCCGGTCCGGCCGCCGAGCGCTTCTTTGCCGCACTGGCCACCGGTGACACGGCCACCGCGGCCCAGCTCACCGACGATCCCAGCGATGCCCGCGCAGCGCTCAACGCGGCCTGGGCGGGCCTGCAGGCCAGCCACCTGGATGCCCGGGTACTGGGCGCCAAGTACACCGAGGACACCGGAACCGTCGCCTACCGCTACACGTGGCATCTGCCCAAGAACCGGACCTGGACCTACGACGGCCAGCTGAAGATGGCGCGCGACGAGGGCCGCTGGCAGGTCCGGTGGACCGCTACCGGATTGCATCCCAAGCTCGGCGACCACCAGACGTTCGCGCTGCGCGCCGACCCGCCGCGGCGGGCCTCGGTGAACGAGGCCGGCGGCACCGACGTGCTGGTCCCGGGCTACCTGTACCACTACACGCTGGACGCCAGCCGGGCCGGCGCTCAGCTGATCGGCACGGCCCGCGCGGTGGCCGACGCGCTGCGGCCGTTCGACGACACGCTGGATCCGCAGCAGTTGGCCGAGCAGGCCAGCTCGTCGCGCAAGCCGCTGGACCTGATCACGCTGCGCGTCGACGACAACAACCGTGTCGCCCCCGCGATCGGCAACCTGCCCGGGGTGGTGATCACGCCGCAAGCCGAACTGCTGCCGACCGATGACCGGTTCGCACCGGCCGTCATCAGCGAGGTGAAGAAGGCCGTGGTCGACCAACTCGACGGCCAGGCGGGCTGGCGGGTGGTCAGCGTCAACCAGAACGGTGTCGACGTGGCCGTGCTGCACGAGGTCGAGCCGTCACCCGCTCCCTCGATCACGATCAGCCTGGACCGCGCGGTGCAAGACGCCGCCCAGCACGCCGTGGACAACCAGGCCCGCAAGGCCATGATCGTCGTGATCAAGCCGTCGACCGGGGAGATCCTCGCCGTCGCGCAGAACGCCGCCGCCGACGCCGACGGCCCGGTCGCCACCACCGGCCTGTACCCCCCCGGCTCGACCTTCAAGATGGTGACCGCCGGCGCGGCGCTGGAGCGCGACATGGCCACGCCGAACACGCTGTTGGGCTGCCCGGGTGAGATCGACATCGGGCATCGCACCATTCCGAACTACGGCGGATTCGACCTCGGCGTGGTGCCGATGTCGCGCGCGTTCGCCAGTTCGTGCAACACCACGTTCGCCGAGCTGGCCAGCCGGATGCCGCCACGCGGCCTGTCGCAGACGGCCGCCCAGTACGGGCTGGGCCTCGACTACCAGGTCGACGGCATCCCCACTGTGACGGGATCCGTTCCGCCGACCGTCGACCTGGCCGAACGTACCGAGGACGGGTTCGGCCAGGGCAAGGTGCTGGCCAGCCCGTTCGGCATGGCCCTGGCCGCGGCCACGGTCGCGGCCGGCAAGACGCCGCTGCCGCAGCTCATCGAGGGACGACCGACGAAGGTCGCCGGGGACAGCACCGCGATCACCCCCAAGATGCTCGACGGGCTGCGCCCGATGATGCGGCTGGTGGTGACCAACGGCACCGCATCCGACATCTCCGACTGCGGCGCGGTATTCGGGAAGACGGGTGAAGCCGAATTCCCCGGCGGGTCGCATTCCTGGTTCGCCGGCTACCGCGGCGATATGGCGTTCGCGTCGCTGATCGTCGGCGGCGGCAGTTCGGAGTACGCGGTGCGGATGACCAAGTTCATGTTCGATCAACTGCCCGCCGACTACCTGACCTGA